From the Chlamydia ibidis 10-1398/6 genome, the window ATGCTGCCAAGATGCTACAGGACCTAGGTTTTGATTTAATAGACCTTAATTGTGGTTGCCCAACAGATAGAATTACAAAAGATGGAAGTGGCTCTGGAATGTTAAAAACACCAGATCTAATAGGGAAAATGGTCGAAAAAATTGTAGAAGCCGTCTCTTTGCCTGTCACTGTGAAAATACGCTCTGGTTGGGATACGAATAGCATTAATGTAGAAGATACTGTACGTATCATCAAAAACGCAGGCGCTAGTGCAATATTTGTCCATGGAAGAACTCGAGCTCAGGGTTATGTGGGTCCTAGCAATCGAGAATACATAGCAAGAGCTAAGATAGCGGCGGGAAAAGACTTCCCAATATTTGGTAACGGCGATATTTTTTCACCAGAGGCAGCTAAGGAAATGCTAGAGACAACCAAATGTGATGGGTTGCTCGTAGCTCGCGGAACAATGGGAGCTCCATGGGTCACGAAGCAGATTGAAGATTATCTCACCACTGGCACTTATGAAAACGTTTTATTTCCACAAAGAAAAGAGGCTTTCTTTCAACATTTACAGTTAATTCAGGAATATTATCAAAGCGAAGAAAAATTCCTTTCAGAAACTAAAAAACTTTGTGGACATTACTTGATTTCTGCAGCTAAAGTACGTTCTCTACGCTCTTCTTTAGCAAAAGCACGGTCATCTGCAGAGGTATATAAACTGTTAGAGGAATACCAAGAATCTGACGTGGAAACTCAGAATTCTTCTGCTTTAAATAAGTGTTGAGACAAAAATTTAGCTAACTGAAACATATCTATAGGTTCGTTGCCTATAATAGCTCCCAGTTTAGCATCAGGAATTAGAAGTCGCTTGTTGTCCTGCGCTTGTAGGTTATGCAATTTAATATATTCCCAAACTTTTTTAGTTGCATCTCCACGCGAGACTGGTTCATTACCAATCATAGCTGCGAGTTGCGGAGAGGGAGAAAGAAGTGGGCTGTTGTTTTTCTTAACGGTCTTATCTTTAGAAGATTTTGTTTTCTTTGTTTTTTTTACAGATTTTTCAGAAGATCTCTTTTTTGCTAAGGATTTCTTTTCATAGGGGGTTTTGGGAGTACCTTCGTACTTAGAACGAACTGCTTCTATAGTATTCCCTATTACACTACAGTCAGGATACTCAGAACAGGAATAGAAAATCTTATTATAACGGGATCGTTTCTTTAAAATTTTCCCAGAACAGCCAATAGCAGGGCAATCTACAGGCTCTTCATGCTCACTCTCTTCGCCTCTTTTATGAATAGAAATTGTTCCACGGCACTTAGGATAATTAACGCATCCCAAGAAAGTTCCGAAACGTCCATGACGTACTTTCATTTCATTGCCACAAATCGGGCAAGAGCTATCCCAAGGAGTATCTGAAGCATAATCGTCTTTGTTAAAAGCAAGCTCTTCTTCTGAGGTCTTATAGTCGCACTCAGGATAACCAGAACAACCATAAAAATAGCCGCTTCTGCTCCAAATTTTTACAAGTTGACCAGAGTGACATTTTGGGCACTGTATGTCAGTAAGAATTCTAGGTATTACTGCCTCTTTTTCCGCAGTAGTAACAGCCGGTAAAAATTGATCCCAAAATTCCTTGAGAAGAAGTTTCCATGACTTTTTATCATCGGCAATGAGTTCAAGCTCATCCTCCATAAGAGCAGTGAAACCTATATCCATAATTCTCGGAAAATTGGTTTCTAGAAATTGAGATATAACTCTGCCTAGCTCTGTCGGACGTAAACGTTGATTTTCTTTAGTAGTATAGTCCCGACTTTGTATCTTATTCATAATTGTCGCATACGTAGAAGGGCGGCCTATACCTGATTTCTCCAATTCTTTAACCAGAGAAGCCTCTGTGAATCTAGGTAAGGGTTTAGTAAAAGCTTGTTCTTGGGTAATTTCTTCCTTTTCTAGACTATCTTGAGCATGTAAAGCTGGTAAAGCGAACTCTTCCTCTTGTTCAGCATCATCATCATTCTTCTCCTCATAAACAGCCAAGAAACCTTTGAACTTCAGCATTGAACCTGTGGCACGCAAATCGATTTTCTTATCTGTAGCAATTTGTATTGCCAAAGTATCATAAACCGCTGGGGTCATCTGAGAAGCAACAAATCGTTTCCAAATCAATGAATACAGTTTATACTGATCTTCAGACAATTTATCTTGTAATTGATCCGGAGATAAACGAATATCAGTGGGACGAATGGCTTCGTGAGCATCTTGTGTCATCTTCTTAGTAGAATAAATATTCGCTTTCTCAGGAAGATATTCTTGACCAAACAATTGATGAATGTACTCTCTGGCAGATGCTAAAGCCTCGGGATCAATACGAACCGAATCAGTACGCATATAGGTAATCAAACCCGTAGCATCGTCATTGTTCAGCTCTATCCCTTCATATAAAGTCTGAGCAACAGACATAGTTTTAGATGAAGAAAAACGAAAATGGCGACTAGCTTCTTGTTGCAACGTTGAAGTAATGAAAGGAGGAGCCGGATTACGACGCTTTTCACGGGCCTCTATGCGTGACACCATATAAGAAGCATCTTCCAATAATTGTACGTAGTACTGAGCTTTATCAGCTGAATTAATCAGCAACACATCGGCTTCAGTTTTCTCAGCCGGAAGATCTTTTTCCCAACGTTTACCATCGCAAGCGTACAAATATGCCCAAAAATTCTTACCACTTTTGGGATCCTTAAGTAAAACGCGTATATTCCAATACTCAGTTGGAACAAAAGCTTCTATAGCTTTTTCTCTATCAACAACTAACTTTAAAGCTACAGATTGAACGCGCCCGGCAGATATTCCTGAACGTTGTTGCAACTTTCTACTTAGAATAGGAGAAATCTTGTATCCCACAATGCGATCTAACAAACGTCTAGCTTGCTGAGCATTGACTAAGGACATATCAATTTCTCTAGGATGCTTTAAAGCTTCAGTAACAGCACCCTTTGTAATCGCATTGAATGATATTCTTTGCGTACGTGTATTTTTGGGCAGCTGATTCGCTATATGCCATGCAATGGCTTCCCCCTCACGATCAGGATCTGGTGATAGATAAACAACATCGCAATCAGCTGCTAGTTTACAAATACGATCTATTACGTCCTTCTTATCTGGAAGTACCTGATACTGCGGTTCAAAATCATGATCAACGTCAATTCCAAACTCCTTCGCAGGAAGATCAACGACATGCCCTAAAGATGAAGCAAAAATAAAGCCCTTACCTAATAATTTTTGCAGGGTTTTAATCTTAGCAGGAGACTCTACTATAATTAGGGACTTCTTCATCTATCTATCAATGGCGTATTTGCTTAAAAGAACTCTTTTGCAACAATAACGCCGTTCCTTATTTTGTAATTTTGCTTCTTTATATAAAAATTTTCCTCATGCAGGCATAACATATTTATTGCAAGCTTTCGCTATTTAAACAGTATTTATGCGAAACATGGAGGGGAATTATTAGCTCGACGTATCCTACAGATTTATAAGAACTTTCAACCACCTTTTCCAAGATACCGAGGTAATGATAAGATTACTTAAATCCGGTGTCGTAATATCTGTAACACCTCATTCTATGAACAAATAACCCTCTCAATGCCAAGCTAATCCATGCATAACTACCGCAAAAGTAGAAGAATCAAGAGCAGAAGATAAACTTTTAAGTTTTCTTCTGTCAAGCTATAAACAAAAGTTTTATTTTTAATGATGCTGCAAACGCAAGCCAATCATATTTCCCAACCGTTATTGAGTTTAGGTATGATTCTTTTCAAGCGATTTTACTCTACAAATAGCCAAAGCCTCACCAATTTTGATTACTAGAGTATAGTTTTTTTCTTGTTGACGAGCGTTTTTTATTTTAACAATAAGTAAACGAAATACAATACCACCAGCGAACGTTGCTGCAAGGGAGCCTAATGTGACTCAATTTGATTCTACAAGTCCGCCCTCATCTACGGAAGATGATCTAATTCAGTTAAACAGAGCAGGAATCATAGCTGGGCCTGAAGAACTAAAGCTTAGCTTTTTTCTAAGAGTAGAGGAAATTCTAAATAACGCCCCTGAATATCCCGAAATTTTTCCTCAACGATTGAGAGATTTATTTGATATCTATCCTGATCATCTAACAGTTTTGTATTCGAACGAAGGCATGGATGTTTGGGAAGGTGGGTGCACTTGGATTCTAAATAACCATGTAACCGTTCAATTACGTAAACAACTCCACAAAGCTGCCCGTTGGTTAGGAATTTATTCTAAAGAAGAAATTTTAGCACATGAAGCTGTACACGCAGCACGAATGAAGTTTTACGAACCCATGTTTGAAGAGCTTCTAGCTTACCAAACCTCTTCTTCTGTAATTCGCAGATTTTTGGGCCCATTGTTTCGCTCTCCCGGTGAAAATTATAGCTTTCTTTTATTTACTATAACAGGGATTGGTCTCTCCTTATGGGAACCTATTGTGGGTATAGCCACCATTCTTTCAACTCCCATCTATTTCGGTGCACGCCTATTAATTACACAGTACTTCTTCCATCTTGCGAAAAAAAAATACGTAAGATGTTAGGCATTCCTCCTCTATGGGTTTTACTAAGACTTACGGATAAAGAAATTCGTATGTTTGCGTCGCAACCTATTCCGGTTCTTGAAAAATATGCAAGAGAAAGAAAACTGGATAGTGTACGTTGGAGACAAATCTATCTGTCTTATTTCGTATAATCTACTTTGTGCTGTAAAGCAGCTTTACAATTAAATACAAAAACGTTGCTTTCTTTTATGTGCGGGTAAGATGTTCAGCTGCTCACGATATTTCGCTACAGTTCGTCTCGCACAAGATATACCCTGAGTGGCAATTCTCCTACTAATGTCGACATCTGACAAAGGAGACTTTTCAGATGCAATCCATTCCTGAATCCATCTTAATATGAGATCTTTTGAACAACAAGAATTCTGAGAAACAGATTTAGGAAGAAAATGTTTCATGGGCAATATACCAATAGGAGTTGCAAGCGCCTTGTTCTCTATAGCACGGAATATTGTAGATTCATGAAATGCTAAATCACGGGATAAAATTTTAACAGATAAGGGACGAGGAATAAGCTCTTCACCAAGAAGATATTGTTCCTGATAGAGGATGATTTTCTCCACTATTGCAAATAAAGTTCGTTCTCTTTTTCTTAAATTCTTAATTAACCATTTTGCTGAAATGAGGTACTGGTTTAAACACTTTCTTTCTGAATGCGATAACGTTTCATAAAGGGCAAAAATCTCGTTATTCAGTTTAATCTCTGGTAAACCCTTTCCATTAATCTGAATTTGCCAAACCTGACCATCATGAGATAAATATACGTCAGGTAGAGGAGATAATAGATCTGTTTTCCCTTTTGCATACCCAGCTGCTGGAGACCAAGGAATGGAGGACAGAGCTTTTTTCAAAATACTTCGAAGGTCTTCTAAAGAGCAACGGAGTTTATGAGACAATTTAACAAACTCGCAATTAGCTAAAAGGGTATAGTGGTTAGCTATAATCTCGTAGGCACGCGGGTGCTCCGTTTTTCGTAGATTCCGCAACCAGTACGCCTGTAACGAAGGTGCTGCTACTCCTAATGGGTGAAATTCTTGGATGTTTTCCCAAATTTTCAGGACTTTTTCCAAAGATACTTCTAAATGTAAAGCTACGAATTCTGGATCCTGAAGAAAAAGTCCTTGATCAGAAAGATTACCTATAATGTACTGAGCTATAATGAGATCATGATTTTCAGAAAATGTTTGACAAGCCTGATTGAACAAATGATGAAAAAATGAATCTGGATGAGAAAAGTCACAAAAGTTGGCACGATAAGAACAAAAGGTATCTTCTTCTAAAGAGCTGATGTCAAAAAAAGGATTATGCACTATCTGCTGTGCTACATAAGAAGAAAGTTCTGTTAAAGGGAATTGGAGCATCTGCAGCCCTTGCTGCATACGCAGAGAGGGCTGATATTTTAATCCGAGTCTTTGGTTTTGTTGAACCATAAGCTAACATACTTGAATCAAGTAGTCCCTAGGAATTTCTTTAAGAAATCTGCTAGGTTTCATTGCGCGAACTGTGCCCCAAAGAAACCTTGTTTGCGCAGCTGTGAGGTAAAGAAGATCTTGAGCTCTAGTAATCCCTACGTAACATAACCTTCGTTCTTCTTCAAGATTTTCATAACTACCCTTAGAATTCGCATGCGGGAAAAGGTTTTCTTCTAGTCCAACAACAAAAGCTATACGAAACTCTAACCCTTTCCCATTGTGTATGGTCATAAGATTTACACGGTCTTCCTCTAAAGCTGTGTCGTCCGTGGAACTTTTTAAAGCAAGATCGTCTAAAAAAGTTTCCAAAGCACCTTCAATATTTTGCTGTTCCCATTCAAATGTTTTCGAAATTAACTCATCTAGATTCGCCTTTCTATCCTCGAAAGTATCGGGATCTTCTTTTAATACTTGTAGATAACCTGTGATACGTATAGTTGCTAAAACAAATTCATTAAGAGGAAGAGTGTTATAAGCGACTTCTAATTGCTTGAATACACTTAAGTAATCACGCAAACCCTCCTGTTGTTTTTTGGATAATTTTACGCATCCAGTATCTAAAGCAATTTGGCACCCCTCAAGTAAGTTACAGTTATTTTGCAACGCAAACTCTACTAAAGACGCAATGGTTGATGGTCCCACCCCCCTTTTAGGAAGGTTAACAGTACGATCAAAAGCCATAATATCTTTCCTAGCTATGAACATTCTCAAAAAAGCTAGAATGTCTTGTATTTCTTTACGCTTGTAAAAAGATAGTCCACCAAGAATCTCATAAGGAATACGTCTACGTAACAGAGCATCTTCGAAAGTTCTAGATTGGAAATTCGTTCTATAAAATATACATATATGACGTAAAGAGACCTTCCCGTGCTGATGAATACGCAGTATCTCTTTAGCAACAAATTCAGC encodes:
- the dusB gene encoding tRNA dihydrouridine synthase DusB, with translation MATPVYIKNILLRSPVVYAPLAGFSDFPYRKMSSLYNPALMFCEMVKVEGLLYSPKRTLKLLDYSEDMRPIGGQLCGSKPEMVGDAAKMLQDLGFDLIDLNCGCPTDRITKDGSGSGMLKTPDLIGKMVEKIVEAVSLPVTVKIRSGWDTNSINVEDTVRIIKNAGASAIFVHGRTRAQGYVGPSNREYIARAKIAAGKDFPIFGNGDIFSPEAAKEMLETTKCDGLLVARGTMGAPWVTKQIEDYLTTGTYENVLFPQRKEAFFQHLQLIQEYYQSEEKFLSETKKLCGHYLISAAKVRSLRSSLAKARSSAEVYKLLEEYQESDVETQNSSALNKC
- the topA gene encoding type I DNA topoisomerase translates to MKKSLIIVESPAKIKTLQKLLGKGFIFASSLGHVVDLPAKEFGIDVDHDFEPQYQVLPDKKDVIDRICKLAADCDVVYLSPDPDREGEAIAWHIANQLPKNTRTQRISFNAITKGAVTEALKHPREIDMSLVNAQQARRLLDRIVGYKISPILSRKLQQRSGISAGRVQSVALKLVVDREKAIEAFVPTEYWNIRVLLKDPKSGKNFWAYLYACDGKRWEKDLPAEKTEADVLLINSADKAQYYVQLLEDASYMVSRIEAREKRRNPAPPFITSTLQQEASRHFRFSSSKTMSVAQTLYEGIELNNDDATGLITYMRTDSVRIDPEALASAREYIHQLFGQEYLPEKANIYSTKKMTQDAHEAIRPTDIRLSPDQLQDKLSEDQYKLYSLIWKRFVASQMTPAVYDTLAIQIATDKKIDLRATGSMLKFKGFLAVYEEKNDDDAEQEEEFALPALHAQDSLEKEEITQEQAFTKPLPRFTEASLVKELEKSGIGRPSTYATIMNKIQSRDYTTKENQRLRPTELGRVISQFLETNFPRIMDIGFTALMEDELELIADDKKSWKLLLKEFWDQFLPAVTTAEKEAVIPRILTDIQCPKCHSGQLVKIWSRSGYFYGCSGYPECDYKTSEEELAFNKDDYASDTPWDSSCPICGNEMKVRHGRFGTFLGCVNYPKCRGTISIHKRGEESEHEEPVDCPAIGCSGKILKKRSRYNKIFYSCSEYPDCSVIGNTIEAVRSKYEGTPKTPYEKKSLAKKRSSEKSVKKTKKTKSSKDKTVKKNNSPLLSPSPQLAAMIGNEPVSRGDATKKVWEYIKLHNLQAQDNKRLLIPDAKLGAIIGNEPIDMFQLAKFLSQHLFKAEEF
- the rpoN gene encoding RNA polymerase factor sigma-54: MVQQNQRLGLKYQPSLRMQQGLQMLQFPLTELSSYVAQQIVHNPFFDISSLEEDTFCSYRANFCDFSHPDSFFHHLFNQACQTFSENHDLIIAQYIIGNLSDQGLFLQDPEFVALHLEVSLEKVLKIWENIQEFHPLGVAAPSLQAYWLRNLRKTEHPRAYEIIANHYTLLANCEFVKLSHKLRCSLEDLRSILKKALSSIPWSPAAGYAKGKTDLLSPLPDVYLSHDGQVWQIQINGKGLPEIKLNNEIFALYETLSHSERKCLNQYLISAKWLIKNLRKRERTLFAIVEKIILYQEQYLLGEELIPRPLSVKILSRDLAFHESTIFRAIENKALATPIGILPMKHFLPKSVSQNSCCSKDLILRWIQEWIASEKSPLSDVDISRRIATQGISCARRTVAKYREQLNILPAHKRKQRFCI